GGCAAGTCACCCAGACCCCCTTGtgcagtgcagagcagggaaggtgACCTTACCCTCTGGAGATGCCTCTCGCACTGTTGCATGTGATGAGATGTGGTATGGTTGAGACACAGTTGAGATAAATGAATCCCAACCAAAGCATCCAAATCTACTGACTGCCTCCAGCAAGCAGTCGATTTTCAACGTTGTGAAAACCTGGAGTAGGCCATCACCTGAGATACCTTAGGCCAAGTGCTGCAAACAGAATCCCTCTGCAAATACATCTGTTTCCTCCCgttggcaggggggttggaactagatgatctttacggtcccttccatcccaaaacattctatggttctatgatgaGAGAGGTAGCATAGCTCACTGAGAGCAGTTAACCCTCTTCCCAGCCTTCACAAAGATCAATGCCATCACTTGACATTAGCTATCATGTATTTTTCAGGTGCAGGAATGAGCAGCTGTTCCTTACCTGGAACCTTGTCGCCTGGGAAGTAGAAGGACATGTTGGTGTGGACAGTAACGTAGTTGTTTGGGCTGTGCAGCTGTGCTCTCAGGTGCCTGGGCATCATGTCGGTGCAGGCAGAAAGGCTTGCACCGTGTGAGAAGGCGGCCACATAGGAGACCAAACACAAGGTTGTGCATGCCCAGCCAACAACAGCAATGTGggctctcctgctctcctccatcCTATGGTGGAAAACAACCAGCAAGTTCACTTCAAAGCAGTGGCTTCAGCAGCCTGTACGCCCATCTGGTGCCTTTGAATTAGGTGAGCTCCAGAGCTGCCCTTTGCACAGCCTTTAAACAAAGAGAATAAGTGATCTCTGTGGCACATGGAGCCACTTTGGTTATCCACAGCATTTCACATTTTGAAGTAAATTGTTGaggctgggaggggagaggCCCCACAAGAGGATGCACTGCTTGCAAAGTTGCCCATGGAAGGagctgccagggaaggtttGCTCTAACATGTCTCATAGCATttaggaggaggaagaggctcCATATGACTGTGCTCAGCACCCTCCACCATTCCCAGCCCAAATGTACAACCTGATCAATGGGGCAAGCATTTACCCTTagacctgcagagctgctgcaggcccCATTGCTTGTGGAGCTggtgcccagcacagagctgtgtcGCTGCAGGGACAGCACGTGGCTGCCCTCACTTCGGCCTGCAGAAGCATGAGGCATCTTTTAGCAGCCCACATATTGCAGCTCGGAGGTGCTGGGCTGCTTGTGACCATTGGACCCATcctctgccaccagcagcatttcagcttGCATTTGTGGGTCAGGTCTCGCTGTTGCTGACGAAATGGCAGCAATGCTGTCTTTGAAGGCAGCATTGGAAGCCTGAGATAAACGGGCAGCCATTTTGGCTAATGCCAAGTTTTCTCCTTATTCTCCAGTTTTTAATTCAAgcaagcatttttttctcagcataGTCCAAGTTTAGTATTTGGCATGCCACGTCTTTAGTACCGCTCAGCTTTGCTGGCTGGCACAAAACATGGTTCCAGATTAGTTAGGGTATTGTgttattctgatttttcagaatgCACTTTTGAAAGTGAAGCTGAAGGATGAGTACGCCATATTTATTGTGATGGATATCATAAGCAGGTAGTCCTGCTTTTAATGTAGCACTTTCTAACATCTTCTTTTCAACATGCAGCTTTTCCTGGCTTAGATTTCATTACACTTACTCAGTAAGCAGATTTAAATaaaccagaggaaaacagaggctGAGGAGGTCTAGTTTACACCTCCATCTCTAGCGCTTCTGAAACTCGCCAGCTGACTCTAACAAACTACCACTGCACACAAAACAGTTCCTGCCCAGCCTGAAGCAGGGAGCAGACGGATGCAGTTTAACCTTCCACAGCCGAGCATCATGCCACTCAAACCAGTTATGTGCCAGAGGATGCTTGTGGGAGTCATGGGAGCCTATGCTAAATACCCCGGACCCTGCACAGTGGCAGGATGCCTCCTCCTCATGGCACACCTACACCTCCCTTGCTGGAGGTGATTTTTTGCTGGAGCTCATGAAAATCCCCTTGAGCAGCTGCTCTTTCCCTTGGGTGTTTCCAAGGCTGTGCTCCCGCTTCCCATCCTTCCCTGGCCCCCGCAGCACCCTCCCCGCTCAGGCACAGGGAGCAGGGCCGTACCCCAGGGCCACCCGGGCTGGTGCCGCTGGTGCCGCTGGCTCTTACCTCGGGACACGTCTGCTGCCGGGCTcgctgccgccgctgctgccTTGGCCTGCCAGAGACCCATCCTTTCAGGGACCTTCTTCGCTTTCCCCTCTAATGGGAAGCGCAGCAGCTGTTACTGCTAATACCCACCACCTACGGCAGCTCTCCACCAGTGCCCGAATCCTGCCTTAGTCATATTAGTTTTCCTTCTCACATCCCACCccctggtttgtttgggttttattcacATCTCCAAGTTTCtctaatgaaaacaaaggcaaCTAGCGGGGGGGCAGCAGCAATCCATGGGGGTTGCGTGGGACTCCCTTGCAGAGATGCAGGACGATCAGACTCCCGCTTGCCCTGTTTCCCTTCCCACATAACCCCCCTTCCATGCTGAATGAAGCTTTGCGAAGCAAAGCAAAGTCAGCTCCCTCTAGTCCGTGACCCCCGAGCAGTGTGCCCTGTCTCTCATGCTTACATGGGAGTTATTTTGGCAGtaaaagaagaattttgctAGAAAGGCCAGGAAGGTGCATCCTACAGCCCTGCCAGGAGGAGCCATCAGCACCCCACAAACCCACCAGAGCTGGCACGGGAGTCTAACCATCTGATATGTGTGACTGTCTTCTGGCACACGAGCTGCCTTTAAGTCCAGGCTGACACCCCTGCAGCTTGCCTGAGATACACTGCAGCCATGTCAGTGCCCAGCCACAGAGTTGATGCTATCCCCGGGCTTCCCAGCTCCTCTTGGATCCACCTCATCTCTGCAGACTGCTCTGGTCATCAGGACTCTCCCTCGACCCTGGCCACTGTCACCGTGCTTGCCCCTCTCCCTGCCAACAGCTCCTTGCTCACAATGGATGGAAATTAGGATCCAACTTCTTGTCATCATTAGAGACACCATCAGGAGATCGTGAACAAACTGCTGGCAGCTTGTGGCCTCAGCAGGGCTAGAGGAACAGGGTAACAGCCCCATCGGCTGGCTGGCTTTTCTTCAGCTACCAGACCCTTAAAAGGTAGGGTCAGATGTCCCTGGGCCGCTGGGAGGGGGGCTGGCCCTGTGGTGCAGGAAAGCTATTAATGATGGAGGGTCAAAGAGTGCTTATGCCCttttgtcctcctcctcctcggaTAACTCTGTGTCTGACACCTGAATGAGTTCACGCTGGTCCTTAGGCCACTCTCCCTGCAGGACACCACAAAGCTCTGTCCTGTCCCGTGACTGAAGGGGATACACCAACACATAGGTGACACCACTGTGTTTTCTCTATGCGGCTCCAGGGGTGCCTATATTTGATCTTGCTTGGGGTCTGACTGGAGTGGGAGTCTGTGCAGAGTGGGCATCACACTGACCTCTGCCTGGGTGCCTCCCAAAACCGGGAGTCAGGCTTCCAGAGACCCCACTCATTAGCACTGTTCCCATCAGCCAGCCCTGCTCTACAGCCTGTCCTTCAGCAGTGAAACAAGATGCTGGGCTGGCACTGAGGTACTGCCGCTGACATCCCAACTCTCACCTGTTTAACTGGTTTGAAAGTACGGGAACTGGTGGTCCTGAGCTCTCAGTAGCCTGCTCTCTGCATTTCAAAGAGGCCTTACAGTCACTGAATTTCAGGATATAATGCAAGtcttacagttttctttccttttgtcaaTGGAAGCAGAGAGTAGtaggggaagggaggaagagttTGCATTATTGCTTTTGTTCCAGTTTGTAATTGCCCACATTTCGTCCACAAAAGAGAGTAACCTTTATGCTATATTAGTGACTAATCCTTTCCTGAAACCAACCGGTCTCTTCTGGTTCTTCCTTACTAACTTGCTCCTAAGCTAAACTATTACTTGCTTATAATTCCAGTGTAATATACAGCAGCCCCAGGCCCCTGACAATCTTCAGGGGAAACACCAAACACGTCGCAGCCATTCTGGTGCAGCGGCCTAAAAACAATATTCCACCTAAATGTAGATCTCTGCATCACAGCATGGTGTAGCAGCATTGCATGGTCGtcttcagctgctgccacaATGCCAGCCCCGGTGAGGACCATTTCTCCACCAGCTGCCACctgaaaaagggggaaaagcagcagagtgcAGATCCTGAAACAGCACTGTTGGGTGCTCCCTGGAGCTCTGTGCAAAGCTACTGGGTGAAGAGAGAAGAGCTTCAAACAAATGAGGCGCAGGCCCAACCCATCTGTAGCAGCACAGGATGTTGTGGCACACCGAACTGGCTCTGTTTGCCCCCAGAGCTGGTGGTGGTCtctgggcagggcaggaggtgctgctggggggctgctgtgtgcaggtTTGGCAGCACCAGTCGGCAGAACTGCACGGTGCTGCCTGGAGGCAGCAGTAACTGCTGAGCTGAACTGAAATACAGCCTCACGCAGAGTTCATCCTCACTGCCTGCTCTCTAGCAGAAGAACTCAGTGGCTTCAAAGCTGCACTCAAACCAAATGTCACAATCATCTCCTCCTTAGAGATGGAAAAAGCCTGTCACAGTCATTACCGCGACACAAGCACCTACCAGCAGCCTCGAACTGCATGTTCAAATGCCAAGTGACAGGCAGATGCTTCCAGTAAGAAATACAGCCCTCTCCATAGCCTCTGGTTGCATCACCCACCAGGACAGCATTGCCTCAGCCTCCTCTGGCCAGAGCTTTGACCTGCTGGAGTCACTTGAGCTCAGCGAGGCTCTGCGTATCGCTCTGACGATGGGGCCCAGACAGACACGAGAAGGCCACGTGGCACTGCTGTCACTAGGAGAGGTTTGCCTCTTTCCTGTCATAAATTTCTGTGTTAGTAGGAAGCTGGCAAGGAGAAGGGGACTTAAGACAACTTACACTGTGCCTattgttttctcagcagcatttgTGTCATGGATTTCtagaataaaaaaccccacagctggGATTATAAAATAGCACTAGGGAAAACTGCATGCTGTGTTATAACTTGATAATTAAGATAGACTATAAGCCATGTAAGTTGAAATTTCATCAATAAAGTGCACAGAAGAGTTATAAACCCAGTTACATCCCAGCAGAATGTAGCTTTATGCAGAagctttctccttcctgcagaTTGCCTCTACATCTCCACATCACTGGGACACAACAGGGACAGCAGACATGGAGCAGGTGCAGTGCAGATCAGTTTGCAATATGGGCATGGATGTAAGCAATCCAGATCTGACACTCAAGAGCAAGCTGGTTGCTTCACTGACAGGTTGAGAACTGCTTTGCTACTGCAAGATAATAAGGGTTATAATGAGTTAGAAGTCCTTCCTGGTCAGCTAGTGGCCACCTGAGTCCTGTGAAGAAAGTTTGGGGGCAGTTAGTGTGGGCAGGTTGATCTAGTGTTTCAAAGTGGCAACAATTAGTGGAGTCCAGATCACAAGGAACTGATCATTAAACCAACAAAGCTGGCAGCACCATCTAATTTAAGAAGATTTCATGTCATCTTTAGAACAAAGAGCAGTCTGTGAGAAGAGCGGCTAAAAGCCCACAGCAGGAGAGCGGTAAAAACCCATGGTAGTCCCACACGGAGAATGGAGAACAGTGCCTACAAACTGACATCTCAGGGGTGACCTAGGGatgtctgtgtctctgtgttTGGGGACACCAGGGAAAAGATGTTTCTCTGACATCTAGTTAGGCAGAAAGTTGGCAGAAGTACTGTCAGGTCCTTCCACTTCTACCCAGTTGACTAGTCTTGCTATTCCTGTATCACACTTACTGAAATGGGACGGTGGATTCAATTACTGCTGGGAATGAACTAACACATACACAATCATGCAACATAAAACGTGAGCCTCCTCTTACAAattcagcctttaaaaaaaacccaaaacaaccctttattttatttggtaACTACTGCAACCTGGGCAGCTGTTCTGGGggtggaggaggggaagggagagagagagatggtGCAGGGCTCTTGCTGTATCTCAATAAGAAAGGCCCAGCAATAAATAGCTTAATGGTTGGCTTAATAAGACAGAATAAGATGAGGAATACAAACAGCAAGTAAATTGTACATCGCTTCAGGTGCTGGGCACCCCACACTCACGCAGCGTTAGATGGAGCCCAGATGGATTTTCCCACAGTGTGCAGAGGAGATGCAACCCCGTCCATGGAGAGCATCTCTCCCTTGTCATCATTTGGGCTATTTGATACTTTCCTTACAAGAAAACAACCCTCTTTCTAAAGGATGTTCTCATGAGAACTTGTTGCTGCTGTCAGATAAGGGCAAGGCCAGGCAGGTGGTGCAATCGTGGTACTGAGTGGGAGCTGCCCGAGAGCTCCGCTGTTACATTGAGCTGGTGGAGGTGTCCCTCAGCCAAGGGGTCTGTGTGGCCCAGCGGAGAGCTGAAAGCCACACCGGGCGtgcagcccagctcagcccagcccgAAGCTGTGTTTGGATCAGGCTCTTAAATGTTCAAGACTCCCTTAGGCAGGATCAATACAGCAGCTCAGGAAAAGCCTCCTCCTGTCCGACTTCTCAGCCGTGGAGACCAGTTTGGCACAGGAACCTTTGGAACTGCTGGCTCCAgtctgtttgctttcaaaatggacatggagctggagctggccaCGGGCATGAGTTGGCATATTAAAGACCAGGCATTGCTTTGGTGCCATCAGTCAAATGTTTGAAGGCTGCCATTTTGCAAATACTTTCATGCTTTCTTGACTACTGTGAACAACGCAGCTGAAACCTACAGCTGTGGGGCACAGCTGGTTTTTGGAGTAAGAGCTTTAGAACTTAATGGGCCAGTTGTACCCAGGAGGGCTCTGGGTAGCTGTTTTGTCATTGTATCATGAAAAAGATATAGAAAGAACTCAAATAAATAGCGTTGAGTGGTTTGCATTAGATTCCCTTTGAACTAGGAACCAGGTAGCAACAAACTGTAAAGTTGAGTGGTCATCAGTGTatacctttaaagaaaaactttccTAGCATGCTCTGCTCCCTTATATAATGGCACTCCAGGACACTGCAGGCTTTAGTAGCAACCTGGCTCCTGGCTGTCCCACCACACAGTGAGTACTTACCTCCTTCTTCCAGACTTGCTTTCTCTAGTTTCTGTAGGCTaggctgtgctgctcctcccAGCCAGGCTTTTGTTTAAGGAGATGTGGCTTAGTTTGACTTCTCAAGTGCGATAAACTTACACTGGATGTGGGGATGTAGCAAATCCAGAGTTACTGCTCCTCCTAGAGTCTGTCTGTGAGTGAATGTGTGGAAGAGGGTGAGGATGGGGTAGCAGTTGAACAGCCTTGGTTTCATGAAGTGATCTCATTGCATAAAAGTACTATGTATGTGAATGCAGCTTTAGTATTTGGAattcaattaatttttgtttgttacGTTTTGGATTACTTAGTTCTGAGTGCATTCTTCTAAGACAAGTGATGGACAAGAACTTGCAAGTTGTTCAAGGAGTGTTGCATTGTCAGTCCTGATCTAGATGAGCCTGATCCACAAGTAAAACTGGTTTTTACACAGGTATAGGGGCAGGGGCATTAGGATATGGTAAATGAGGTAACATGAAAGATGTGAGCATTAGTATCTAATAcagttttttgtgtgtgaagaTGTGTCATTTGTAAGAGTGTATTTGGATCTTCCAATGGGATAAAGATCTTACGAATCAGGTTGAGTCATTTTTAAGCATCAAGAGTTTGTGAAATACACCATTGTACTTTGATGTctacatatatacacactgGGATGCCTCAGCTTAAACTTTAAATAGTGCTCCATGTGCTATTCTGAAAACCGTCTGGCCAGTGTCTGACTTGCTTGCAACTAGTATGTTCTCCTACAGAATATACTTAgttaaaacaaaatctaaaaGATGAGTAAAATAAATCCAAGATGAATGTTTTATCCAACTCAAAACGGACTGCGTAATTGAAGTAAAGCTTAAATGTTCACTTGATTTAAACATAGGagctgaaaactgaattaaGGGGGGGGAATCTTGTCAGTCATTGTGGGAATTAAATGTTTAGTTTCTTTAGTTACCTTTTAAATTTGAATAATGATATACAACAGCTCATATTTAATGCAAATTTTCCTATACACCTTAGATAGTAGTGTGAATAGTGACTTCATGATTtagaatacattaaaaaacccacgCAGCCTGTAAACTACGTGCCATTTTCTAAGTTCAGTGCGTGATTAGACCATCTGAAGTAGCAGATTACAACGAAAAATGCTGTGTGACTGAAGTCGTAGAAACAGAACTGCAGTTAAAGTTAGTGTTGCAAACTCTTGAGAGTAAACAGAAGTCTGGGCAAAATGTGTTGCTATGGGTGGGtagggggaggaggaggtgacagaagtggaggagaaaaaactaaccccattttaaaatacaaaatcagtCTCCAGGAATGAAAGCACACAGTAACCTGCCAGCTGCATACAGGTGACAGACGAATGAGAAACTGCATGCTCTTTAGAGAAGAGCATGTTGGTGATTTGTATTTACATCCCGGATGCTTTTCAACTCTTGTCAGAAAATGATAAATTACTGAAGCATATTATAAAGTAGCATCTCTATTTGTGTGTTCTGTAGTAGCTTCTGAAGTGTTTAATATGGAAAGGTTAACTACTGAttgcaaaactattttgaattattccttctttttttaaatttgaaaccCACATTCCTCTCCCTTGGATAACTGATGTGTTACTGGTCCCTGCTTGACTTGGTGCTTGGGAAGAATGGGCCACTGTGTTCATCCATGAACAATTTAGGAGTATTTTTGTTCCTGGAGGTACTGTAAACTGCCCAAAGAATAAAACAGGGTGTCAGGAAACTCATTGTAAAAATATTGGCTAAATAACCTTACTAAGAGGTACTTGACTTATAACTTTGTCCTGAGGAACAAGAAAACATCCTTAGTATCTGGACATTATGTGTAGTAACACTCAAATACCTGAACGttcagggttgtttttttcccgTGTCTGACTGcgtgtgaaagaagaaaagataatatAAATCGGAATAAGTATCCATGTGAAACTCGCTGGGCTTTGATTATCTGGCAGTATTGTTGCAAAATATGAACAAACAAGTTCTGCACAGAAGCTCCTCCTCCCTAATGCATACCCTTTACTATTAACTTAATGCACTTGTTCTCATTTCTGGCTAGCAcataaagaaagagaatataTAGATGGTACTAGGCTGAGGGGGAAATGGATGGGAAAAAATGAACTGTCTGAAGAGAATACGTTTGGCATGTTTACAAAAGCTTTTAGATTCCCATTCTGTTTTCATGAGTAGCTTTAGATATTagttaaaattgctttttattgaaGAAGTCCATTGTGTTCAGTAgagatgcaggaaaaaaggtaaCTGCAAGCCGAGTGAGGCAGGGTGTGTGTCAGGAGGTGTGGCAGCTACTCACTGTGTTGGCATACCAACTGAGAGCGTTTCAGCTGTGACTGACTTCCTCAGCCGGCACAGAGCTTTCTTTTCACCCTTGAGGCTTTTCTTCCATTCGATTCAATTCTTTCCCCACCACTAACAGTTGAAGTGTCACAGGTACATCCCTTGACTCAATCTGCAATTCAAGATTTCTTGGATAGCTGAACTCTTTACCCAATGACTGTTGCTAGATTGGCATATAAAGGTGACCCTGTGTTTTCCAAAACTGACAGGTCACTGCCACCAGAACGTTATCATTTCCCTTCCCAACATCAGTTAAGCCATTGTTTTGCCATCAATACAAGGCCGTGATTTGCGATAACTCCATGCCTGCGTATCTTCCAGTCAGTATTTCTGTAACAGCACAAATAAACGAGCTTCTGCTTTGAACTAGTCTTGTGGCACTATTACGtgcttctctctttattttttttctgggcagCGTAACCGAGCaatgctttgaaacaaaaatatccaGGAAGTTTACACtggtttacatttatttaaaaaaaatatttaaacacttgTGTATTTCATCTGTGGATTATTAAGTACAAATCAAAGAGGGCTCATCATTTCGAAGAGGTTCACAAGTACAAAACTGCCTCCTTCTGGCATCTTCACATCCTCCTCTTCTGTGTGCTTATGTACAATACTGTGAAAGGGAGAAAGCGGCACACGTGAGGGGCCTGGTAAATAATGTACAGAggctgtttatttaaaataccttaTCTCCATGGCTTGTAAAATGACAGTGTAATAAATCTCATTCAGCATGAACAAAGTCAGGAAACTCTTGTATTACTTTGCTTCAGTATTTATCATATTCATAGCCAAGCTACACGCCAGCAAATGCAGGCTGAACTGAGGAAGAATAAAGCCAGCtaccctgcagcactgctgaggagAGCATGAGAGAGTTTCTAAGCAGCAGAATGACAGGTGTCAGGCACTAATGCTATGACTTTTCCACAAAAGCTGGAAATCCCAAGCACTTAAAGCAAAGCTAACAACTACCTATGAAGCAGGAAATAAGCTCCAAGGAAGGCTAGAAAAGAGCGTGCTTCAACTTCAAGTTCAGAGGCAAAAAGGGCCACAGGaatacagaaaagcacagacactgaaaaaagaaactgtgtaaAGTATGTTAAGCTTTCCAAGAAAGCATAATATTCTTATAGGCAGCTTGCTTActcctcagccactcctcaaAATCGGAATGTGAAAACACAATCTTCTAATGAGCAATAACATAAGGAGGGGGAGTTACCATTATTTCCTCGGATAAATGCGTCCCCATACTTGTTCTTTAATTGTCCATTTACATATTCTTCAGTCTGTTCCAGAGCTATATTCATATACCCATCCAGGCAAGCCAGGACACCTGAAGACAGTGACAATTTAAAAGTGAATCAActtaaacttattttaaaataaacaaaaaatgcatTGTGTTTGAAtagtactgaaaaaaaccctgtatctTCCTAACACCCTGAAAGCCCAAGCTTGGCCAGATGAATCAGTAGATCAGAGTACTCTTCAAAGAATTAAGCAGAGAGTGAGGAGCACCAGGCACTGTAGTAGCAACTTTATCAGCTGATGTAAGACTtgggattaaaaagaaatcattaagacACAGCTTTCAAAAGATTGACAATTTCCACTTTGAAAGTTTCAGTTGTCCCTTCTCACTTGTGTTTTAAGTCACACCTGAAAAGAACCTGTGACATAAAGTGTAACTGGATAAGCTAAGGACAAGGCTATGTAAACTGAGTTTTCATCAAAACTTGTGAAGGATATAGCTGAAAACCAACCCTTTTAATACAGGACACCATACACATCTTCCTATTTATCTTCATGCCTAAAGATCTAGAAGAACATTGGCTACAAGTCTCTGTTTCAATGTAAACAAAATTTGATGTCATCTTCAACTGACAAAGGGTTTTCTAATGACACTGAAATATTCCCACAAAAAAATTTAAGCAGTTTAATCAATGCAACTCAAGGAGAAATCTCTGCCATTTGCAATATTAGGTATTCTTTTTATCAGGAAAATATGCATTTGAGTAGCCCTGATTTCAGACAAGTATTTATGTTCTCACTTCCCATAGCCCCTGTTGAAGGCTGTACCTTGTTCACACAGTACTTACTACATGCTGGCAGTATAATGgcattttttcacttaaaatcaCTCCTTGGTGCCTACTCCCACCCTTAAGATCAGAACCATGTCCATCTACAAATTTAACTTGCCTGATCGATGAACAGATTATTCAGTCAAGGAACTGGATATGGGGATTAACAGATGCAAAGAATTGCTCAGAGAATGCAATCTGATTTGTTAATTGTGCACACATcatgactttttaaaagctgcattagTTATCTCAATCTTGCCTGTGTCTTGCACACACAGACAATATACTAAAAACGTTTTTCCTCTGTTTGAAGAACCCCTAATTTTT
The window above is part of the Strigops habroptila isolate Jane chromosome 7, bStrHab1.2.pri, whole genome shotgun sequence genome. Proteins encoded here:
- the LSM6 gene encoding U6 snRNA-associated Sm-like protein LSm6 — encoded protein: MSLRKQTPSDFLKQIIGRPVVVKLNSGVDYRGVLACLDGYMNIALEQTEEYVNGQLKNKYGDAFIRGNNVLYISTQKRRM